In Aerococcaceae bacterium zg-252, the genomic window GTAGTATTATCTTTGTGCTCTTTATTTTTAATCGTGAGGCATTGCATCATTTGCGTAGCGATTTATTTTCAGGTATGTTTTTTTACAATAATTTTTATCAAATTGCAACCGATAAATCATATTTTGCTAAAATGACAGAGGCATCACCCTTTACACATTTGTGGTATGGAAGTTTATATTTACAAATGTTTCTGATAGGGATTATCGGTTCGTGTCTATTAAAATGGTTGAAATTGCCAGGGACGGCAAAAGCAATCCTTTGGGGCTTAATCGCTTTTATAAGCCACAGTACATTAATGTTTTTATACGAACCGAATGCTGACCCCTCACATGTTTATTATGGTTTAGCGACACGTTTTTCGTCCTTTGCCTTAGGTATGATGACAGCGTATATGATTCCAGCTATTTTAAATGCAACGTACAATGTTAAAAATAAAAAGGCATTGTACACATTAATGGGGCTAACAGCAGGGGTACTATTTATCTATTTACCTTTTGTTGTACAAGATCAAGCACCGATTACTTATTATATTGGCTTACCTTTTTATTCTGTATTGAGTATGTTTGTTTTATTTGCGATTGCGACAGGTGTTCCTGTTATTCGTAAGCCACTATCCTTTAAACCTTTTGTTATGCTAGGTCAACGTTCTTATTCTTACTATTTATGGTATTATCCAGTCATTGTATTTTGGTTACAATATCGACGTTTTATGGCAGATAATCAAGTTTACTTATTAAATATCGCCATTCTAATTACTTTAATTATTTTGAGTGAATTAACGTATCAATTGATTGAACGCAGAGTATATCCTATTCCATTTGGTCAACATTTTAACTGGAGCATGGATATAGAGCGATTAAAACAAAGCAATGCGATGAGAGGAGTAGCAGCTGCCTTTTTAGCCATGGTAGCAGTTGTAGCGTGTGGTTTAGCTATTTCACGAAACGATCAAACATTGGCACAGTTTAATTTAGAATATCAATTGCAAAAAAGTTTGCCGAGTTTGCATGAAATTGCGAATCCGACAGAGCGTTATCTTCACCAAACGATGACACAAGTGCAGTCTTATGATAAGGAGTTATCGAGCTATTTTGTTGAATCGTTGCCGGAGCAAGATTATATAGCAGAGTATCAAAAAGCGAAAGAATATGTGGCATTATTAGCCGATGAAGTATCAGAATTAGCTGCTGAACAGCAAGCCGTATTGGATCGAATTGCTGATAATAATCCTGATTTGGCAGCTTTAATTCCAGCAAAAGAGCAATTATTTGCTGCTGAGTTACCTGTTACATTTTTTGGAGATTCGTTAATTTTATTATCTGCACCAGTTGCAATGGACGTCTTTTTAAATGGAAATCAATGGGGTATTAAAAGTCTGCAAATTTGGGACGCAGTTGGCAAATTCCAAGATTGGATTAATGAGGGCGAAGTCAAGCAGAATGTTGTGTTCAATTTAGGAACTAATGCTGGGCTTGACGACGAGGGAATGGAAGATTTGATTGCTGTTTCAGGGGATAGAGAATTATTCTTTG contains:
- a CDS encoding acyltransferase, producing the protein MSKQKRINSYDGLKGFSILAVVLYHMYQKQVPGGFLTVNTFFAIAGYFFARKIEQVTFNRQQQDWRALGKYVRSTVERLFFPMFWMLGSIIFVLFIFNREALHHLRSDLFSGMFFYNNFYQIATDKSYFAKMTEASPFTHLWYGSLYLQMFLIGIIGSCLLKWLKLPGTAKAILWGLIAFISHSTLMFLYEPNADPSHVYYGLATRFSSFALGMMTAYMIPAILNATYNVKNKKALYTLMGLTAGVLFIYLPFVVQDQAPITYYIGLPFYSVLSMFVLFAIATGVPVIRKPLSFKPFVMLGQRSYSYYLWYYPVIVFWLQYRRFMADNQVYLLNIAILITLIILSELTYQLIERRVYPIPFGQHFNWSMDIERLKQSNAMRGVAAAFLAMVAVVACGLAISRNDQTLAQFNLEYQLQKSLPSLHEIANPTERYLHQTMTQVQSYDKELSSYFVESLPEQDYIAEYQKAKEYVALLADEVSELAAEQQAVLDRIADNNPDLAALIPAKEQLFAAELPVTFFGDSLILLSAPVAMDVFLNGNQWGIKSLQIWDAVGKFQDWINEGEVKQNVVFNLGTNAGLDDEGMEDLIAVSGDRELFFVNSNSDVAHKMEVNEIIHKFAQRYPNVHEIDWYSYAVDHPEYYWEGEGVHHTPEGALHFAAYVTHVLYETLAEGR